One segment of Beduinella massiliensis DNA contains the following:
- a CDS encoding L,D-transpeptidase family protein translates to MAKRILSLFLALLPALLPLPAVLPLSAVLPLALAEDAAPQLTNVLAEDSVLVPGSSWYIEFDSSVAGTVTATLINLSDGSEHSELGQIPVKEGHGILRWDGRLSETETLSAGPWGIVLRLTDGAGNESAAQMIAFDVEAEGGAPAAAAQDDEADAGDGEAPGDGEAEPADEPEKTTPAPTRTPAPEATKKPVPTARTYWEMNPDDYDLDDPEHQQAIWDIMMQPITVLEKDQREHVYPTYEAGAELRPRTNIAGELHGTSQGVNILSEDQDGYTLIEAYSNDGTAIESQHVIDQAAKLIQGYVKTSLLKSVTPSDKYALLVDKLTQKLYIFEDGKIIGELICSTGFPTKDQPYNETPAGEFIVVSWVGQFESGSGSGLMYCDLAMRINGGTLLHEVPHKLSSDGSTRRYANFEAYLGQKASHGCIRIQRAKNEQGQNMRWLWDNLKKNTKVLIWEDKGRTMPDPELPADDTPLYRNLDGGKMYHAVAECPNVKKRFLPLTGDFTYGDLDTAPFDKLTPCPDCHAPLRKETILENWKKAAEQIGAAIPDDVLGSSDQTADEIEGADAPDE, encoded by the coding sequence ATGGCAAAACGCATCCTTTCCCTCTTCCTCGCGCTGCTGCCCGCGCTGCTGCCGCTGCCTGCGGTGCTGCCGCTGTCTGCGGTACTACCGCTGGCCCTCGCGGAGGACGCCGCGCCGCAGCTGACGAACGTGCTGGCGGAGGATTCCGTGCTCGTGCCCGGCAGCAGCTGGTACATCGAGTTCGATTCCAGCGTCGCGGGCACGGTCACGGCGACGCTGATCAACCTCTCCGACGGCTCGGAGCACAGCGAGCTGGGCCAGATCCCCGTCAAGGAGGGCCACGGCATCCTGCGCTGGGACGGCCGCCTGTCCGAGACGGAGACGCTGTCCGCGGGCCCCTGGGGCATCGTGCTGCGCCTCACGGACGGGGCGGGCAACGAATCCGCCGCGCAGATGATCGCCTTCGACGTGGAGGCGGAGGGGGGCGCCCCCGCCGCGGCCGCGCAGGACGATGAAGCGGACGCGGGCGACGGCGAAGCGCCCGGGGACGGCGAAGCAGAGCCGGCGGACGAGCCCGAAAAGACGACGCCCGCGCCCACCCGGACGCCCGCGCCCGAGGCGACGAAGAAGCCCGTGCCCACGGCCAGGACGTATTGGGAGATGAACCCGGACGACTACGACCTGGACGACCCCGAGCACCAGCAGGCGATCTGGGACATCATGATGCAGCCCATCACCGTGCTGGAAAAGGATCAGCGCGAGCACGTCTACCCGACCTACGAGGCCGGAGCGGAGCTGCGCCCCCGCACGAACATCGCGGGCGAGCTGCACGGCACCTCGCAGGGCGTCAACATCCTTTCCGAGGATCAGGACGGCTACACGCTGATCGAGGCGTACTCCAACGACGGCACGGCGATCGAGTCGCAGCACGTCATCGACCAGGCGGCCAAGCTGATTCAGGGCTACGTGAAGACCAGCCTGCTCAAGAGCGTGACGCCCTCCGACAAGTACGCGCTGCTCGTAGACAAGCTGACGCAGAAGCTCTACATCTTTGAAGACGGCAAGATCATCGGCGAGCTGATCTGCTCCACGGGCTTCCCCACGAAGGATCAGCCCTACAACGAGACGCCCGCGGGCGAGTTCATCGTCGTAAGCTGGGTGGGCCAGTTCGAGAGCGGTTCGGGCTCCGGCCTGATGTACTGCGACCTGGCGATGCGCATCAACGGCGGAACGCTGCTGCACGAGGTGCCGCACAAGCTGAGCTCGGACGGCTCCACGCGGCGCTACGCCAACTTCGAGGCGTACCTCGGCCAGAAGGCGAGCCACGGCTGCATCCGCATCCAGCGCGCCAAAAACGAGCAGGGGCAGAACATGCGCTGGCTGTGGGACAACCTCAAGAAGAACACCAAGGTGCTCATCTGGGAGGACAAGGGCCGCACCATGCCCGACCCCGAGCTGCCCGCGGACGACACGCCGCTTTACCGCAACCTGGACGGCGGCAAGATGTACCACGCGGTGGCGGAGTGCCCGAACGTCAAGAAGCGCTTCCTGCCGCTGACGGGCGACTTCACCTACGGCGACCTGGACACCGCGCCGTTTGACAAGCTGACCCCCTGCCCGGACTGCCACGCGCCCCTGCGCAAGGAGACCATTCTGGAAAACTGGAAGAAGGCCGCCGAGCAGATCGGCGCGGCGATCCCCGACGACGTGCTCGGCTCCAGCGACCAGACCGCGGACGAAATCGAGGGCGCGGACGCGCCGGACGAATAA
- a CDS encoding MATE family efflux transporter, whose translation MRLKTLFADRSFWRSALRLALPIALQNLLLSSFTLVDTVMIGSLGDIPLAAVGMAGQWSWVMNILFFGVSSGAAVFLAQYWGVRDIRGIHRTFGLLLTGACIPAVLFMLVGRLAPGFVMHLFTKDPVVVEQGASYLTVVCFSYLGLALSQAASTLLRSTEEVRLPVLASLCSVLTNAALNYALIFGKLGAPAMGLRGAAIATTIAAWVNVVVLYAAAFLRRTLLRTDVRRLFDWDAPFLRRFLYVSLPALVNEGMWAVGTMGYNMIYGHMGTDNYAALTIFRTVENLAFVFFVGLCHACSVLIGKRIGAGDFDRARLDARRFTVLMTVLSVTVGLALIALRTPILSLFNVSDAVRGLTRSIILLYGLEIGLRNIPYITIVGVFRAGGDTRIGVILDTVCVWCIALPLTFLCGMVLHLPFIAVYLVMLLSEDAVKTFFALRYFLRDRWIHPVTEEGMRAAGKS comes from the coding sequence ATGCGCCTGAAAACACTCTTCGCGGACCGCAGCTTCTGGCGGTCCGCCCTGCGCCTCGCGCTGCCCATCGCGCTGCAAAACCTGCTGCTCTCGTCCTTCACGCTGGTCGATACGGTCATGATCGGCTCCCTGGGCGACATCCCCCTCGCCGCCGTCGGCATGGCCGGCCAGTGGTCGTGGGTGATGAACATCCTCTTCTTCGGCGTTTCCAGCGGCGCGGCGGTCTTCCTCGCGCAGTACTGGGGCGTGCGCGACATCCGGGGCATCCACCGCACGTTCGGCCTGCTGCTCACCGGCGCATGCATCCCGGCGGTGCTGTTCATGCTCGTCGGGCGCCTGGCCCCGGGGTTCGTCATGCACCTGTTTACGAAGGACCCCGTGGTCGTGGAGCAGGGCGCAAGCTACCTCACCGTGGTCTGCTTCTCCTACCTCGGCCTCGCGCTCAGCCAGGCGGCGAGCACGCTGCTGCGCTCCACGGAGGAGGTGCGCCTGCCGGTGCTCGCCTCGCTGTGCTCCGTGCTCACCAACGCCGCACTCAACTACGCGCTCATCTTCGGCAAGCTGGGCGCGCCCGCGATGGGGCTGCGCGGCGCGGCCATCGCCACCACCATCGCCGCGTGGGTCAACGTCGTCGTGCTCTACGCCGCGGCGTTCCTTCGCCGCACGCTGCTGCGCACCGACGTGCGCCGGCTCTTCGACTGGGACGCGCCCTTTCTGCGCCGCTTTCTGTACGTGAGCCTCCCCGCGCTCGTCAACGAGGGCATGTGGGCCGTGGGCACCATGGGCTACAACATGATCTACGGGCACATGGGCACGGACAACTACGCCGCCCTCACGATCTTCCGCACCGTGGAAAACCTCGCCTTCGTGTTCTTCGTCGGCCTGTGCCACGCCTGCTCCGTGCTGATCGGCAAGCGCATCGGCGCGGGCGACTTCGACCGCGCGCGGCTCGACGCCCGCCGCTTCACCGTGCTGATGACCGTCCTGTCCGTGACCGTGGGGCTGGCCCTCATCGCGCTCAGAACGCCCATCCTCTCCCTGTTCAACGTCTCGGACGCGGTGCGCGGGCTCACCCGCAGCATCATCCTGCTCTACGGGCTGGAGATCGGGCTTCGCAACATCCCCTACATCACCATCGTCGGCGTCTTCCGCGCGGGCGGCGACACGCGCATCGGCGTCATCCTCGACACCGTCTGCGTCTGGTGCATCGCCCTGCCCCTCACGTTCCTGTGCGGCATGGTGCTGCACCTGCCCTTCATCGCCGTCTACCTCGTGATGCTGCTCAGCGAGGACGCCGTCAAGACGTTCTTCGCCCTGCGCTACTTCCTGCGCGACCGGTGGATCCATCCCGTCACCGAAGAGGGCATGCGCGCCGCCGGGAAGTCCTGA
- a CDS encoding succinylglutamate desuccinylase/aspartoacylase domain-containing protein, which translates to MKKDILFSLPSPYRDTMRVTGYRFGKGERSCAIIGAMRGNEVQQLYVCSRLVAMLREVEQEGGLVPGRSVLVIPTVNNFSMNLGKRFWSMDNTDINRMYPGKKDGETTQRIAYEVFERLRGYQSGIQLASFYMPGTFIPHVRMMDTGFQDTELAKDFGLPYVYVRTPKPYDTVTLNYNWQVSGTDAFSLYAGKTDTIDENAAELCIRSIVRFLNLRGIVKCDMPPGHASVVITDEDMHAVSSTSGGLLRRVKFAGAHVRRGEQLAFIMDPYDGSVREVLRTPITGTLFFVHDQPFVLEHTPVFKVLGSRMD; encoded by the coding sequence ATGAAGAAGGACATCCTCTTTTCCCTGCCCTCGCCCTACCGCGACACCATGCGCGTCACGGGCTACCGCTTCGGCAAGGGCGAGCGCTCCTGCGCGATCATCGGGGCCATGCGCGGCAACGAGGTGCAGCAGCTCTACGTCTGTTCGCGCCTGGTCGCCATGCTGCGCGAGGTCGAGCAGGAGGGCGGCCTCGTGCCCGGCAGGAGCGTGCTGGTCATTCCCACGGTCAACAACTTCTCCATGAACCTGGGCAAGCGCTTCTGGTCGATGGACAACACGGACATCAACCGCATGTACCCCGGCAAGAAGGACGGCGAAACCACGCAGCGCATCGCCTACGAGGTGTTCGAGCGCCTGCGGGGGTATCAGAGCGGCATTCAGCTCGCCTCCTTTTACATGCCGGGCACGTTCATCCCGCACGTGCGCATGATGGACACCGGCTTTCAGGACACGGAGCTGGCCAAGGACTTCGGCCTGCCCTACGTCTACGTGCGCACGCCCAAGCCCTACGACACGGTGACGCTCAACTACAACTGGCAGGTGAGCGGTACGGACGCCTTCTCGCTCTACGCGGGCAAGACGGACACCATCGACGAAAACGCGGCGGAGCTGTGCATCCGCTCCATCGTGCGCTTCCTCAACCTGCGCGGCATCGTGAAGTGCGACATGCCGCCGGGCCACGCGAGCGTGGTCATCACCGACGAGGACATGCACGCCGTGTCCTCCACCAGCGGCGGCCTGCTGCGCCGGGTGAAGTTCGCGGGCGCGCACGTGCGCCGGGGCGAGCAGCTCGCCTTCATCATGGACCCCTACGACGGCTCCGTGCGCGAGGTGCTGCGCACCCCCATCACGGGCACCCTCTTCTTCGTGCACGACCAGCCCTTCGTGCTGGAACACACCCCGGTGTTTAAAGTGCTTGGAAGCCGCATGGATTGA
- a CDS encoding M14 family metallopeptidase produces the protein MDNLKQVSTVASVALPVDERLMVRRCRYKGGEGARRLCIVTGTHGDELEGQYVCFALAQRIQQSPECLNGIVDIYPALNPMGIDSVTRGIPAFDLDMNRIFPGSKSGSAFEEIASDIVESLTGADLVLDIHASSIFLREVLQGRIMHECEERLMPLARRLNLEFIWSYPAATVMKATLSHTLNSLGTPCIVVEMDVGMRINRRMGDRLVDGILALLVDLGIWKSEAPRVGEPIVSTKDEGVVFVNAEASGIFVPEDLQDDRVARDGRLGRILDPLHGTVLSDVLAPCDALVFSMRAYPVVYQGSLIARLMKTGGGDA, from the coding sequence TTGGACAACCTGAAGCAAGTGTCCACCGTGGCTTCGGTGGCGCTGCCGGTGGACGAGCGGCTGATGGTCCGCCGCTGCCGGTATAAGGGCGGGGAAGGGGCGCGCCGTCTGTGCATCGTCACGGGCACGCACGGCGACGAGCTCGAGGGGCAGTACGTCTGCTTCGCCTTGGCCCAGCGCATTCAGCAGAGCCCCGAATGCCTGAACGGCATCGTGGACATCTACCCTGCGCTGAACCCCATGGGCATCGACTCGGTCACCCGCGGCATCCCGGCGTTCGACCTGGACATGAACCGCATCTTTCCGGGCTCGAAGAGCGGCTCGGCCTTTGAGGAAATCGCCAGCGACATCGTGGAAAGCCTCACGGGCGCGGACCTGGTGCTCGACATCCACGCGAGCAGCATCTTCCTGCGCGAGGTGCTGCAGGGCCGCATCATGCACGAGTGCGAGGAGCGGCTGATGCCCCTCGCCAGGCGGCTGAACCTGGAATTCATCTGGTCCTATCCCGCGGCGACGGTCATGAAGGCCACGCTGTCGCATACGCTCAACTCCCTGGGCACGCCCTGCATCGTGGTGGAGATGGACGTGGGCATGCGCATCAATAGGCGCATGGGCGACCGGCTGGTGGACGGCATCCTCGCGCTGCTCGTGGATCTGGGCATCTGGAAGAGCGAAGCGCCCAGGGTGGGCGAGCCCATCGTCTCCACGAAGGACGAGGGGGTGGTCTTCGTGAACGCGGAGGCGTCCGGCATCTTCGTGCCCGAGGACCTTCAGGACGACCGCGTCGCCCGCGACGGGCGCCTGGGCCGCATCCTCGACCCGCTGCACGGAACGGTCCTGTCGGACGTGCTCGCCCCCTGCGACGCGCTGGTGTTCAGCATGCGCGCCTACCCGGTGGTCTATCAGGGCTCGCTCATCGCCCGGCTGATGAAGACGGGAGGCGGCGACGCATGA
- a CDS encoding alpha-galactosidase yields the protein MPIFLSPDARCCHLQGRRLSMVLCAYKVQDGADELIMPYFGARLEDADVPAALLTSERLASFDTDNATLPFALPTAGRGDFRPAQLCAVGRGGQRTTRLSFLRAEVTPGKPPLAGLPATYVEREDEAQTLSAHLRDEVTGLEATLCYTLFSRHDAIAVSLRVLNAGGAPVKLRACASASINLFGAYDLLHLHGAWGKERQIERVGPMHAERVIRSARGASGHQHNPFCALMEPEATERTGGVYGISLVYSGDFQIAVDEDAYGQTRAVCGLNPETFGWTLLPGESFQTPEAVLAYSDAGLNGMSQIYHALYRTRLCRGYWRDRERPILINNWEATYFRFDHEKILRIARTAAGLGVELFVLDDGWFGERDSDDRSLGDWVVNPRKLPRGLKGLAEDIEALGMRFGLWVEPEMISPNSDLCRAHPDWVLRVPERTATQARNQWILDMSRADVQDYVVEAICAVLKSAPISYVKWDMNRNFAEYGSAALPPERQDEAPHRYMLGVYRVMESITSAFPEVLFESCSGGGGRFDPGMLYYMPQTWTSDDTDAAERLKIQYGTSVVYPASTMGAHVSAVPNHQVGRVTDMKMRGDVAMSGNFGYELDLSQQTPEDLEIIRRQIERVKRIRRVTQQGAFTRLISPFEGNLCAWQFQLEDTVLLFAFVTLQSANPQMRRVKLADIPDGRWRDEETGAEYDASVLTGAGVRLPFIQPGGQPVGDFKSLVMELRRIG from the coding sequence ATGCCGATCTTCCTCTCCCCCGACGCCCGCTGCTGCCACCTGCAGGGCCGGCGCCTGAGCATGGTGCTGTGCGCCTACAAAGTGCAGGACGGCGCGGACGAGCTCATCATGCCCTACTTCGGCGCGCGCCTCGAGGACGCCGACGTGCCCGCTGCGCTGCTGACCTCAGAGCGCCTCGCTTCCTTCGACACCGACAACGCGACCCTGCCCTTTGCCCTGCCGACCGCCGGGCGCGGCGATTTCCGGCCCGCGCAGCTTTGCGCTGTGGGACGGGGCGGCCAGCGCACCACCCGCCTTTCGTTCCTGCGCGCGGAGGTGACGCCCGGCAAGCCCCCGCTCGCGGGCCTGCCCGCCACCTATGTGGAGCGGGAGGACGAGGCGCAGACGCTCAGCGCGCACCTGCGCGACGAGGTGACGGGCCTCGAGGCCACGCTTTGCTACACGCTCTTTTCGCGCCACGATGCCATCGCCGTGAGCCTTCGGGTCCTCAACGCGGGCGGCGCGCCCGTGAAGCTGCGCGCGTGCGCAAGCGCCTCCATCAACCTCTTCGGCGCTTACGACCTGCTGCACCTGCACGGCGCCTGGGGCAAGGAGCGCCAGATCGAGCGCGTCGGCCCCATGCACGCCGAGCGCGTCATCCGCTCCGCGCGCGGGGCGAGCGGGCACCAGCACAACCCCTTCTGCGCGCTGATGGAGCCGGAGGCCACCGAGCGCACGGGCGGCGTCTACGGCATCAGCCTGGTGTACAGCGGCGACTTTCAAATCGCCGTGGACGAGGACGCCTACGGCCAGACGCGCGCGGTCTGCGGGCTGAACCCCGAGACGTTCGGCTGGACCCTGCTGCCGGGCGAGTCGTTCCAGACGCCGGAGGCGGTGCTCGCCTACAGCGACGCGGGCCTGAACGGCATGTCGCAGATCTATCACGCGCTGTACCGCACGCGCCTGTGCCGCGGCTACTGGCGCGACCGCGAGCGCCCGATCCTCATCAACAACTGGGAGGCGACCTACTTCCGCTTCGACCACGAGAAGATCCTGCGCATCGCGCGCACGGCGGCCGGCCTGGGCGTGGAGCTGTTCGTGCTCGACGACGGGTGGTTCGGCGAGCGCGACAGCGACGACCGCTCGCTGGGCGACTGGGTGGTCAACCCCCGCAAGCTGCCCCGGGGCCTCAAGGGTCTGGCGGAGGACATCGAGGCGCTCGGCATGCGCTTCGGCCTCTGGGTGGAGCCGGAGATGATCTCGCCTAACTCCGACCTTTGCCGGGCCCACCCGGACTGGGTGCTGCGCGTGCCCGAGCGCACGGCCACGCAGGCGCGCAACCAGTGGATCCTCGACATGTCGCGCGCGGACGTGCAGGATTACGTCGTCGAGGCGATCTGCGCGGTGCTCAAAAGCGCGCCCATCTCCTATGTCAAGTGGGACATGAACCGCAACTTCGCGGAGTACGGCTCGGCCGCGCTGCCCCCGGAGCGCCAGGACGAGGCACCCCACCGCTACATGCTGGGCGTGTACCGCGTGATGGAGTCGATCACGTCCGCCTTCCCCGAGGTGCTCTTCGAGTCCTGCTCGGGCGGCGGCGGGCGCTTTGACCCCGGCATGCTCTACTACATGCCCCAGACCTGGACGAGCGACGACACCGACGCGGCGGAGCGCCTGAAGATCCAGTACGGCACGAGCGTCGTCTACCCCGCCAGCACGATGGGCGCGCACGTGTCCGCGGTGCCGAACCATCAGGTCGGGCGCGTGACGGACATGAAGATGCGCGGCGACGTGGCGATGAGCGGCAACTTCGGCTACGAGCTCGACCTGTCGCAGCAGACGCCGGAGGACCTGGAGATCATCCGCCGCCAGATCGAGCGGGTGAAGCGCATCCGCCGGGTTACGCAGCAGGGCGCGTTTACGCGCCTGATCAGCCCCTTCGAGGGCAACCTGTGCGCCTGGCAGTTCCAGTTGGAGGACACGGTCCTGCTCTTCGCGTTCGTGACGCTGCAAAGCGCGAACCCGCAGATGCGCCGCGTAAAGCTCGCGGACATCCCCGACGGGCGCTGGCGCGACGAGGAGACCGGGGCCGAATACGACGCCTCGGTGCTGACGGGCGCGGGCGTGCGCCTGCCCTTCATCCAGCCGGGCGGCCAGCCCGTGGGCGACTTCAAGAGCCTGGTGATGGAGCTGCGGCGGATCGGATAG
- a CDS encoding YlcI/YnfO family protein, translating into MKFKIPTVPATTNKCIRFPNDVLERIEQAITGKQTTFSAFVVQAVRDALDSLEEDDEQTK; encoded by the coding sequence ATGAAATTCAAAATCCCAACCGTCCCGGCGACGACAAACAAGTGTATCCGATTCCCCAATGACGTGCTGGAACGGATCGAACAGGCCATCACCGGGAAGCAAACGACGTTTTCCGCCTTTGTCGTGCAGGCCGTCCGCGACGCGCTGGACAGCCTGGAGGAGGACGACGAACAGACAAAATAA
- a CDS encoding DUF308 domain-containing protein, with amino-acid sequence MEEKHVFLRLLSVLSGVLLIVSGALCILRPGAALPALSTLLGVSMLVSGILGVVGFALCGDAVHGACYLLLDGVLTVLLSALVLLNRLFPPLGLAALFSLWMLFLGVSRFVRSLELRRAGVRGWGWFTAMGAASVLGGFVTMASPFASLFPRSFTAGAVFALEGVCMAASGLLVRRTGRL; translated from the coding sequence ATGGAGGAGAAACACGTTTTTCTGCGCCTGCTGTCGGTGCTTTCGGGCGTCCTGCTGATCGTCTCGGGCGCGCTGTGCATCCTGCGGCCGGGGGCGGCGCTGCCGGCGCTTTCGACGCTGCTGGGCGTCTCGATGCTCGTGTCGGGCATCCTCGGCGTCGTCGGCTTCGCGCTGTGCGGGGACGCGGTTCACGGCGCTTGTTATCTGCTGCTGGACGGCGTGCTGACGGTCCTGCTTTCCGCGCTCGTGCTCCTGAACCGCCTGTTCCCGCCGCTCGGGCTGGCGGCGCTCTTTTCCCTGTGGATGCTCTTTTTGGGCGTCAGCCGGTTCGTGCGCTCGCTGGAGCTGCGGCGCGCCGGCGTGCGCGGCTGGGGCTGGTTCACGGCGATGGGCGCGGCTTCGGTGCTGGGCGGCTTTGTGACGATGGCCTCGCCCTTCGCCTCGCTGTTCCCGCGGAGCTTTACGGCGGGCGCGGTCTTCGCCCTGGAGGGCGTATGCATGGCGGCGAGCGGCCTGCTCGTGCGGCGCACGGGGCGGCTTTAA
- a CDS encoding fructose-1,6-bisphosphatase: MTHSGDREAYLRLLSQHYPTIREASAQIIHLRAVLGLPKGTEHFLSDLHGEHAAFLHMLHNASGVIKSKIRDLYQNMLPAHERDLLCTLVYYPEEKLALLRRQGVLCDEWYRITLYRLIEVCRLLSGKYTRVHIREALPDDLGGVLEELLARDDSRDKQAYYEEIMRSILETGQGDAMIVALSRTIQYLAIDRLHIIGDIYDRGPRADLILDALIGYHQVDVQWGNHDIVWMGAAALCEACIAQVVVTSVKYGNLDTLEVGYGISLRPLATMAMEVYADDPCDAFRPHENGEALQEDEMQIARMHKAAAVLEFKLEGQLIARHPEYGMEDRRLLHRVDPAAGTVRIGERTVPLRSCRFPTVDWNDPYALSPQEREVMDRLVTAFAHSEKLQRHVRFLYSAGSMYLRCNGNLLYHGCIPLTPEGDFAPIPLPCAGGEAPPVGPEAIDRADRLARQGFFARAGSRARMDGQDFLWYLGCGPYSPLFGKDRMATFERCFVADRETWKETKNLYYSLLDDEKMARRILAAFGLSPDRGHIVNGHVPVQLKKGESPVKANGRLLVIDGGLSRAYQPVTGIAGYTLIFNSHELSLVAHQPFESTARAITEEQDIHSVQTVVEKMPRRLLVSDTDQGDELRGRIADLEELLCAYREGRVKEARAGR, translated from the coding sequence TTGACGCACAGCGGCGATCGGGAGGCTTACCTGCGCCTGCTTTCCCAGCATTACCCCACCATTCGCGAGGCCTCCGCGCAGATCATCCACCTGCGCGCGGTGCTCGGCCTGCCCAAGGGCACGGAGCACTTCCTTTCCGACCTGCACGGCGAGCACGCGGCCTTCCTGCACATGCTGCACAACGCGAGCGGGGTCATCAAGTCGAAGATTCGCGACCTGTATCAGAATATGCTGCCCGCGCACGAGCGCGACCTGCTGTGCACGCTGGTCTACTACCCGGAGGAAAAGCTCGCGCTGCTCAGGCGTCAGGGCGTGCTCTGCGACGAGTGGTACCGCATCACGCTCTACCGGCTGATCGAGGTCTGCCGCCTGCTTTCGGGCAAGTACACGCGCGTGCACATCCGCGAGGCCCTGCCGGACGACCTGGGCGGCGTGCTCGAGGAGCTGCTCGCGCGCGACGACAGCCGGGACAAGCAGGCCTATTACGAGGAGATCATGCGCTCGATCCTGGAGACGGGGCAGGGGGACGCGATGATCGTCGCCCTCTCGCGCACCATCCAGTACCTCGCCATCGACCGGCTGCACATCATCGGGGACATCTACGACCGCGGCCCGCGCGCGGACCTCATCCTGGACGCGCTGATCGGCTATCATCAGGTGGACGTGCAGTGGGGCAACCACGACATCGTCTGGATGGGCGCGGCGGCGCTGTGCGAGGCGTGCATCGCGCAGGTCGTCGTCACCTCCGTCAAGTACGGCAACCTGGACACGCTCGAGGTCGGCTACGGCATCTCGCTGCGCCCGCTGGCGACGATGGCGATGGAGGTCTACGCGGACGACCCCTGCGACGCCTTCCGCCCGCACGAGAACGGCGAGGCGCTGCAGGAGGACGAGATGCAGATCGCCCGCATGCACAAGGCGGCCGCGGTGCTGGAATTCAAGCTCGAGGGGCAGCTCATCGCCCGCCACCCGGAGTACGGCATGGAGGACAGGCGGCTGCTGCACCGCGTCGATCCCGCGGCCGGAACGGTTCGCATCGGGGAGCGGACGGTTCCGCTGCGCTCCTGCCGCTTCCCGACCGTGGATTGGAACGACCCCTACGCCCTGAGCCCGCAGGAGCGCGAGGTCATGGACCGGCTCGTGACCGCCTTCGCCCACAGCGAAAAGCTCCAGCGCCACGTGCGCTTCCTCTACAGCGCGGGCAGCATGTACCTGCGCTGCAACGGCAACCTCCTGTATCACGGCTGCATCCCGCTGACGCCGGAGGGCGACTTCGCGCCGATCCCCCTGCCGTGCGCCGGGGGCGAGGCCCCGCCCGTGGGGCCGGAGGCGATCGACCGGGCCGACCGGCTCGCGCGCCAGGGCTTCTTCGCGCGCGCGGGCAGCCGCGCCCGCATGGACGGCCAGGACTTCCTCTGGTACCTGGGCTGCGGGCCTTACTCGCCGCTGTTCGGCAAGGACCGCATGGCGACGTTCGAGCGCTGCTTCGTCGCGGACAGGGAGACGTGGAAGGAGACGAAGAACCTCTACTACAGCCTGCTGGACGACGAAAAGATGGCGCGGCGCATCCTCGCGGCCTTCGGCCTCTCGCCCGACCGGGGGCACATCGTCAACGGCCACGTGCCGGTGCAGCTCAAGAAGGGCGAAAGCCCCGTCAAGGCGAACGGCCGCCTGCTGGTGATCGACGGGGGGCTCTCCCGCGCGTATCAGCCGGTCACGGGCATCGCGGGCTACACGCTGATCTTCAACTCGCACGAGCTCTCGCTCGTCGCGCACCAGCCCTTTGAATCGACCGCGCGCGCCATCACCGAGGAGCAGGACATCCACTCCGTGCAGACGGTGGTGGAGAAGATGCCCCGCCGCCTGCTGGTGTCGGACACCGACCAGGGCGACGAGCTGCGCGGACGCATCGCGGATCTGGAGGAGCTCTTGTGCGCGTACCGGGAGGGCCGGGTAAAGGAGGCCCGCGCGGGGCGCTGA